In Miscanthus floridulus cultivar M001 chromosome 5, ASM1932011v1, whole genome shotgun sequence, one genomic interval encodes:
- the LOC136455314 gene encoding caffeoylshikimate esterase-like — protein sequence MCPTNLTAVAPLQGHHRTKAVPLRSPQRHCIFTGPLVIVSTALDAYCTDGIGVYAYRCAEQRSWKIIPTPDIIDKVCKDPEMRKQVRSNPYIYRGKLPLKTCHELLMVSLDIEKNLNQVTMPFLVLHGGDDIVTDPSVSKLLFEKASSKDKTFKLYPGMWHALTAELPDDVERVYLEERAICTASVSSATSRV from the exons atgtgccccaccaACCTCACCGCCGTCGCACCTCTGCAGGGCCACCACCggaccaaggcagtaccactacGGTCACCACAGCGTCACTGTATCTTCACCGGGCCACTGGTGATCGTCTCCACGGCGCTGGACGCCTATTGCACCGACGGCATCGGCGTCTACGCTTACCGATGCGCTGAACAGAGAAG TTGGAAGATCATACCCACACCTGATATTATTGACAAAGTCTGCAAAGATCCAGAGATGAGAAAACAG GTTCGTTCCAATCCATATATATACAGAGGAAAGCTCCCCCTGAAAACTTGTCATGAGCTCCTGATGGTCAGCCTAGACATTGAGAAGAACTTGAATCAG GTGACGATGCCATTCCTGGTCCTGCACGGTGGAGACGACATCGTGACCGATCCTTCAGTCAGCAAGCTGCTATTCGAGAAAGCATCGAGCAAGGACAAAACCTTCAAGCTCTACCCTGGGATGTGGCATGCGCTGACAGCTGAACTCCCTGACGACGTTGAGCGTGTGTACTTAGAGGAAAGGGCGATTTGTACAGCTAGTGTTTCTAGTGCCACGTCACGTGTCTAA